A region from the Vicia villosa cultivar HV-30 ecotype Madison, WI linkage group LG3, Vvil1.0, whole genome shotgun sequence genome encodes:
- the LOC131655994 gene encoding uncharacterized protein LOC131655994, which produces MSGGLSPTHHVIVQALLSRGPLKEKDLHSMFEDLTKKSPGTDRRLFDAFILAINKALTCANFELRACIDQYDGQVYYGVVNTVSDEQSKLGTKYTVPQIAFYKAIIEAIVQDGSANGFISTIGALNLNLDSQITTVTGSEPQGGQQQSQGSQSQVPYAFKSFNLSQKEKTLHELVRDSWLYLTTDGDVRLGVKSFLDLRSWFRSNDVPSCQVCNEAGIKAELCKNENCTVRIHHYCLKQLFSQIKAAKVCPSCGTSWPFTIPKAEYVQTEDDNGPSQSQRATGSKGKKRRANMIVDDGVGCSNQDELNEHRGSQHDNGRAQTRTTRLRRTHEADIAGTSASQSSSAVPDLRRVTRKSSRPT; this is translated from the exons ATGTCGGGTGGTTTAAGCCCAACACACCATGTCATAGTTCAAGCTCTTTTGTCACGGGGCCCACTCAAGGAGAAAGACTTGCACTCCATGTTTGAGGACCTCACTAAGAAAAGTCCAg GCACTGATCGTCGGCTATTTGATGCGTTTATTCTGGCAATAAACAAGGCTCTGACTTGTGCTAATTTTGAGTTGCGTGCCTGCATTGATCAATATGATGGCCAAGTTTATTATGGGGTTGTTAATACTGTTTCGGATGAACAATCGAAGCTCGGGACAAAGTATACTGTTCCGCAAATTGCTTTTTATAAGGCCATT ATTGAAGCGATAGTTCAAGATGGCTCTGCAAATGGTTTTATCTCCACCATTGGTGCTCTCAATCTTAATTTGGATAGCCAG ATCACAACTGTGACTGGTTCAGAGCCTCAAGGGGGCCAACAACAATCTCAAGGAAGCCAATCACAAGTGCCATATGCATTTAAGAGTTTTAATTTGTCTCAAAAGGAAAAAACTCTACATGAACTTGTGAGAGACTCGTGGCTTTATTTGACCACAGATGGTGATGTTAGACTTGGTGTAAAATCATTCCTTGATCTCCGCAGTTGGTTTCGAAGTAATGATGTTCCATCCTGTCAAGTTTGCAATGAAGCTGGAATTAAG GCAGAGTTGTGCAAAAATGAAAATTGTACTGTACGAATTCATCACTACTGCCTGAAGCAACTTTTCTCCCAGATAAAG GCTGCAAAAGTTTGCCCAAGTTGTGGCACTTCATGGCCATTTACAATACCCAAAGCAGAATACGTACAGACTGAAGATGACAATGGACCTAGTCAAAGCCAAAGAGCTACTGGTTCTAAAGGAAAGAAGCGAAGAGCCAATATGATTGTTGATGATGGAGTTGGATGCAGCAATCAGGATGAGCTCAATGAACATAGAGGAAGCCAGCACGACAATGGACGTGCACAGACAAGGACTACTAGACTACGTAGAACTCACGAAGCAGATATAGCAGGCACTAGTGCGTCTCAATCATCATCAGCTGTCCCTGATTTGAGAAGAGTTACTCGGAAATCTTCTCGTCCAACGTAA
- the LOC131661727 gene encoding protein ROLLING AND ERECT LEAF 2-like — MGASSSKLDDDKALQLCRERKKFVRQALDGRCSLAAAYVSYVQLLRIAGTAMRKFTEPEAPIESSLYTSTNATPEPLVFNEKTPSQFSFSSPSASQRIDPHENFSPTPSPPSSTKFQANHMRFSSSSSKKVEEKPPAPVIGTVTSSAAPQNAAPFSAERSETSAFEDSSLPNGTQPWDFFGLFHPMDHQFSFQEGKGIHRDMGIADDITRLREEEGIPGLEDDEEKVSSQGSEVSHDSIDEFDDEPSTDTLVRKFENFNRVNDQVQPNGFHATDKPQAGDSVVNGEKESFASPDVSPLKTATSVSALPTETNKSVEKENHSENKVVPKDFFASMKEIEYLFVRASESGKEVPRMLEANKLHFRPIFPGKENSSMGSSFLKACFSCGEDPSQVPEEPAQNSVKYLTWHRTMSSRSNSSRNPLGANSKDDIDNHTNNLFDSFCMISGSHASTLDRLFAWERKLYDEVKASGVIRKEYDTKCKILQHLESKGEKTSTIDKTRAVVKDLHSRIRVAILRIDSISKRIEELRDKELQPQLEELIEGLSRMWETMFECHKLQFQILSTAYYNNHARITLHSETRKQIASYLESELHFLASSFTKWVGAQKSYLEAINGWLNKCVSLQQKTAKKKRRPQPPLLRMYGPPIYATCGIWLDKLGELPTQEVVDSIRSLASETSRFLPRQEKSHAKVAKHPHVASSWNTDIGNESSDNLLGDDASEDWMSGFDQFRASFIRFLGQLNNFSGSSVKMYTELRQAIQHSKTHYHHHGSNSQTQDDHSKPESKVEESENQNSKQ; from the exons ATGGGGGCGTCTAGCTCCAAATTGGATGATGATAAGGCACTCCAACTGTGCCGTGAAAGGAAGAAATTTGTTAGGCAGGCACTTGATGGGCGATGCTCGCTCGCAGCGGCCTATGTTTCATATGTCCAGTTGTTGAGAATTGCAGGAACGGCTATGAGGAAGTTCACGGAACCTGAAGCGCCAATTGAATCTTCCTTGTATACATCGACTAACGCAACACCCGAGCCACTTGTGTTTAATGAGAAAACCCCGTCTCAGTTCTCATTCTCTTCACCATCTGCATCACAGCGCATTGATCCACATGAAAACTTTTCTCCAACGCCCTCTCCTCCCAGTTCTACTAAGTTCCAAGCTAATCATATGAGGTTTAGCAGTAGTTCGTCtaaaaaagtagaagaaaaaccACCTGCACCTGTTATAGGAACAGTAACATCATCGGCTGCTCCACAAAATGCCGCTCCCTTTTCTGCCGAAAGGTCTGAAACTTCAGCGTTTGAAGattcttcacttccaaatggAACTCAACCATGGGATTTTTTCGGTCTTTTTCATCCTATGGATCATCAATTTTCTTttcaagaaggaaagggaataCATCGAGACATGGGAATTGCCGATGATATAACAAGATTAAGGGAGGAGGAAGGGATTCCGGGGTTGGAGGACGATGAAGAGAAGGTTTCTTCTCAAGGAAGTGAGGTCTCTCATGACTCTATAGATGAATTTGATGATGAGCCTTCCACAGATACCCTCGTccgaaaatttgaaaattttaatagaGTAAATGACCAAGTTCAACCCAATGGATTTCATGCCACGGATAAGCCTCAAGCAGGGGATTCGGTTGTGAACGGGGAGAAGGAGAGCTTTGCCTCTCCTGATGTATCACCATTAAAGACAGCAACTTCTGTATCAGCACTTCCAACTGAAACAAATAAGTCAGTGGAGAAAGAAAATCACTCTGAAAATAAAGTTGTACCTAAGGACTTTTTTGCAAGCATGAAAGAAATTGAATATCTTTTTGTTAGAGCATCTGAATCTGGAAAAGAGGTTCCAAGAATGCTTGAAGCAAATAAGTTACACTTTCGTCCTATATTTCCTGGCAAAGAAA ATTCTTCGATGGGGTCCTCATTTTTGAAGGCTTGTTTCTCTTGTGGGGAAGATCCAAGTCAAGTTCCAGAAG AACCTGCTCAAAACTCGGTCAAGTACTTAACTTGGCATAGGACAATGTCATCTAGATCCAATTCATCCAGAAATCCTTTGGGAGCAAACTCAAAAGATGATATAGACAACCATACAAATAATCTCTTTGATAGTTTCTGTATGATCTCTGGAAGCCATGCATCGACCTTGGATAGATTATTTGCGTGGGAAAGAAAGCTCTACGATGAAGTCAAG GCTAGTGGGGTGATCAGAAAGGAATATGACACCAAGTGTAAAATCCTGCAGCATTTGGAATCAAAAGGAGAAAAGACTTCTACGATTGATAAAACCCGTGCTGTAGTTAAGGATCTGCATTCAAGAATCAGAGTTGCTATTCTTAGGATAGATTCTATATCTAAGAGGATCGAGGAATTGCGGGACAAAGAACTTCAGCCACAACTTGAGGAGTTAATTGAAGG GTTAAGTCGGATGTGGGAAACTATGTTTGAATGCCACAAGCTCCAGTTTCAGATTCTGTCAACAGCATATTACAACAACCATGCTAGAATCACCTTGCATTCCGAAACACGTAAACAAATTGCTTCCTATCTCGAAAGTGAACTCCATTTTCTGGCATCAAGTTTTACCAAGTGGGTTGGAGCTCAAAAATCTTATCTAGAGGCTATAAACGGATGGCTAAACAAATGCGTCTCTCTTCAACAGAAAACCGCCAAGAAAAAAAGGAGGCCTCAACCTCCACTCCTCAGAATGTACGGTCCGCCAATTTACGCCACCTGTGGTATCTGGTTGGATAAGCTCGGTGAATTACCCACCCAAGAAGTCGTAGATTCCATCAGGAGTTTAGCTAGCGAAACTTCCCGATTCTTACCGCGTCAAGAGAAGAGCCATGCTAAAGTTGCAAAACATCCTCATGTAGCATCATCCTGGAACACAGACATCGGCAACGAGTCATCAGATAATCTATTGGGAGACGACGCTTCGGAGGACTGGATGTCGGGTTTTGATCAATTTCGAGCAAGCTTTATAAGATTTCTCGGTCAGTTAAATAATTTTTCCGGGTCTTCTGTCAAGATGTACACGGAACTGAGACAAGCCATTCAGCATTCCAAGactcattatcatcatcatggATCAAATTCTCAGACTCaagatgatcattcaaagccagaaTCAAAAGTTGAAGAGTCTGagaatcaaaattcaaaacagtAA